A window of the Lactuca sativa cultivar Salinas chromosome 5, Lsat_Salinas_v11, whole genome shotgun sequence genome harbors these coding sequences:
- the LOC111886604 gene encoding uncharacterized protein LOC111886604: MTRRSGSCLRCCLVIFAVASALCVSGPALYSRLIKGFNLKGGSSISCAPCVCDCPAPLSLLNLAPGLANLSVTDCGKDDPDLKEEMEKQFVDLLSEELKLQEIVSEEHMRHMNITFGEARRVAAQYQKEAEKCNTATETCEQAREQAEAKMRQEKKITSLWERRARQLGWEGE; this comes from the exons atgacaaGGAGATCTGGATCATGTTTAAGGTGTTGTCTGGTGATTTTCGCAGTAGCATCTGCACTTTGTGTATCTGGTCCAGCTCTTTATTCGAGGCTTATAAAGGGTTTTAATTTGAAAGGAGGTTCTTCGATTTCTTGTGCTCCATGCGTCTGTGATTGCCCTGCTCCTCTCTCCCTTCTCAACCTTGCTCCTG GGTTGGCTAATCTATCAGTTACAG ATTGTGGGAAAGATGATCCAGATTTGAAGGAAGAAATGGAAAAACAATTTGTGGATTTACTATCAGAAGAGCTAAAACTTCAAGAAATAGTTAGTGAAGAACACATGAGGCATATGAACATAACATTTGGTGAAGCAAGAAGAGTGGCAGCTCAATACCAAAAAGAAGCAGAAAAATGCAACACGGCTACTGAAACATGTGAACAAGCAAGAGAGCAAGCCGAGGCAAAAATGAGACAAGAAAAGAAGATAACTTCTTTATGGGAGAGAAGAGCAAGGCAACTTGGTTGGGAAGGCGAATAA